Proteins from a genomic interval of Sphingopyxis sp. QXT-31:
- a CDS encoding DUF1772 domain-containing protein gives MASRQKVTRAFLWLAVLAGGPLLGAKLFDLLVLAGAWAASPPASLAMMPYGKAWPVDTGAFFIPLSAAMLIAGFGTLTAGWRTPWHYRWMLCLPSIGILLLLILTVVAFWPMNAALYYHGVHSPKDTITDAQSIVMTKQWIALDWLRVAGAAVAFVAPLRALTLPWPEELAPQDPLIVRTMLAITLAGVGAFAIWFVSNL, from the coding sequence ATGGCAAGTCGGCAAAAGGTTACTCGTGCCTTCCTCTGGCTCGCCGTCCTTGCCGGGGGGCCGCTACTGGGTGCGAAATTATTCGATCTACTGGTCTTGGCGGGTGCGTGGGCCGCGTCTCCGCCCGCGTCGCTTGCCATGATGCCCTATGGCAAAGCATGGCCCGTCGATACCGGCGCCTTCTTTATCCCGCTTTCCGCCGCAATGCTGATCGCAGGGTTCGGTACACTTACTGCCGGATGGCGCACCCCATGGCACTACCGCTGGATGCTATGTCTCCCCTCGATCGGCATCTTGCTCCTGCTTATACTGACCGTGGTGGCGTTCTGGCCGATGAACGCAGCATTATATTATCATGGTGTTCATTCGCCGAAGGACACGATTACTGACGCTCAATCGATTGTCATGACCAAGCAATGGATCGCCTTGGATTGGTTGCGCGTCGCAGGCGCAGCCGTCGCCTTCGTTGCACCGTTGCGAGCGCTGACATTACCTTGGCCTGAGGAGCTCGCACCACAAGACCCACTCATTGTGCGAACAATGCTGGCTATTACCTTGGCCGGCGTGGGAGCGTTTGCCATATGGTTCGTGTCAAACTTGTGA
- a CDS encoding amidohydrolase family protein, with protein MRLLLLIAGLLPAPALAKADREPIIDMHLHARAADYAGANPPPMCTPFEVMPRSDNSKGVYEGMTFDGPPCSNPVLPATTNEQVMRDTIAAIERLNIIGVVSGEPEMVGTWADAAPMRIIKAVDYRLPGTRGSDHIGVRSIDQLRALYAKGKFRVIGEIMAQYEGVSPDDPRLEPLWEFAEELDVPVAIHLGPGEPGQPYAKGKYRAALGDPLLLEPVLIQHPKLRVSVMHAGYPMAERTRALLFSYPQVYVDIGSIVYTEPPPAFYGFLRELVEAGYGDRIMFGSDQMIWPGVIDASVRVIEDAPFLDDQQKRNIFYNNAARFLRLTSEEIARHHKP; from the coding sequence ATGCGCCTGCTTCTTTTGATTGCCGGACTGTTACCAGCCCCAGCTCTGGCCAAGGCGGACAGAGAGCCGATCATCGACATGCATCTTCATGCCCGCGCCGCGGACTATGCCGGTGCAAATCCGCCGCCAATGTGCACGCCATTCGAAGTCATGCCGAGGTCGGACAACTCGAAAGGCGTCTACGAGGGCATGACGTTCGATGGACCGCCTTGTTCGAATCCGGTTCTCCCCGCAACCACGAACGAACAGGTCATGCGCGACACGATCGCTGCGATCGAGCGGCTGAACATCATCGGCGTCGTCAGCGGCGAGCCGGAAATGGTGGGCACGTGGGCCGACGCCGCACCAATGCGGATCATAAAAGCCGTCGACTACCGGCTACCGGGAACAAGGGGATCGGATCATATCGGCGTGCGGTCGATCGACCAGCTACGTGCCCTCTACGCAAAAGGAAAATTTCGCGTCATCGGCGAGATCATGGCGCAATATGAAGGTGTCTCGCCCGACGATCCGCGCTTGGAGCCGCTATGGGAGTTCGCAGAAGAGCTGGATGTTCCGGTCGCGATCCATCTTGGCCCCGGTGAGCCCGGTCAACCCTACGCCAAAGGCAAATATCGCGCTGCGCTCGGCGATCCCTTGCTGCTCGAACCTGTACTGATCCAGCATCCAAAATTGCGCGTGTCTGTAATGCACGCCGGTTATCCCATGGCCGAACGGACGCGCGCGCTCCTGTTCAGCTACCCGCAGGTCTATGTCGACATCGGCTCGATCGTCTACACGGAGCCCCCCCCTGCCTTTTATGGCTTCCTGCGCGAGCTCGTCGAAGCGGGATATGGCGATCGGATCATGTTCGGCTCGGACCAAATGATCTGGCCTGGCGTCATCGACGCGTCGGTTCGCGTAATCGAAGACGCTCCCTTCCTGGACGACCAGCAGAAGAGAAACATTTTCTACAATAATGCGGCACGATTTCTTCGGCTGACGAGTGAGGAAATCGCGAGGCACCACAAGCCTTAA
- a CDS encoding hybrid sensor histidine kinase/response regulator yields the protein MPRSDQLSREELLERQAFQLALLTELRDLADPVAILAAAATRLGTHLGATRCGFASNAGEAGMRIASEWTKDGASRSGEVSRLQGATNGELAQGDTVVTTGHKSADHSRHDIVAQILCPMTREGVLESVLYVEKDAPHAWTTGEIALVEDVALRIREAVDRARSDAALKASREELELATRAAELGRYDYRPREMSLSWDDRCRALFGMSPGVPVSYESAFLAGLHPDDRERANRAVAAALDPDGSHRFDVEYRTVGIEDGVLRHIRAQGLAFFDGREPVRLIGTVQDVTRDREASAKLREVEERLRLAGRATNDAIWDWDFRTNHVTWNAALESAYGHGPDDVVPTGEWWLGQIHAEDRARIDASIHHVIDGGASDWTDEYRFRRADGSYADVLDRGYVIRGEDGAPIRMVGAMLDVSARKAVERQLQQERMRLVEEVKETAAERDRAEEALRQSQKMEAVGQLTGGIAHDFNNLLTGISGSLEMMQIRIAQGRVAEIDKYSVAAQGAVRRAAALTHRLLAFSRRQTLDPKPCDVNRLIFDIEELVRRTVGPSITVETVGKAGLWTTLVDTNQLENAILNLCINARDAMPEGGRITIETANKWLDGRGARERDLEPGQYVSLCVTDTGTGMTDEVAARAFDPFFTTKPLGEGTGLGLSMIYGFARQSGGQVRIYSEVGMGTTMCVYLPRYMSAEEPDTVDPDPPAPTSIDGAGPARGNVLVVDDEPTIRMLVAEVAEELGYQVLEAFDGPSAMRILREKEAIDLLITDVGLPGGMNGRQIADAALSLCPSLKILFITGYAENAVIGSGRLAPNMALITKPFAMDALAHRIREIMV from the coding sequence ATGCCACGATCCGATCAGCTAAGCCGCGAGGAATTGCTCGAGCGTCAGGCATTTCAACTCGCTCTGCTTACAGAGCTGCGCGATCTCGCGGACCCCGTGGCGATCCTCGCGGCAGCGGCCACGCGGCTCGGCACTCATCTCGGCGCGACACGGTGCGGCTTCGCTTCGAACGCCGGCGAGGCCGGCATGAGAATCGCCTCTGAATGGACGAAAGACGGCGCGTCGCGCAGCGGCGAGGTTTCACGATTGCAGGGGGCGACGAACGGCGAGCTCGCCCAAGGTGACACCGTAGTCACGACGGGGCACAAATCCGCTGACCATTCGCGGCACGACATTGTGGCACAGATTCTCTGTCCCATGACACGCGAAGGCGTGCTGGAATCGGTGCTTTACGTAGAAAAGGACGCGCCGCACGCATGGACGACGGGCGAAATCGCGCTCGTCGAAGATGTCGCGCTTCGCATTCGCGAGGCGGTCGATCGTGCGCGCAGCGACGCGGCGCTCAAGGCCAGTCGCGAGGAACTCGAGCTCGCGACACGCGCCGCCGAGCTTGGTCGTTACGACTACCGCCCGCGCGAGATGAGTCTATCCTGGGATGACCGGTGCCGTGCGCTCTTCGGGATGTCACCGGGAGTTCCGGTCAGCTACGAAAGCGCATTTCTCGCCGGCCTTCACCCCGATGATCGCGAGCGCGCGAACCGCGCCGTCGCTGCGGCTCTCGATCCCGATGGAAGTCACCGGTTCGATGTCGAGTATCGCACGGTCGGCATCGAAGACGGGGTTCTTCGTCACATCCGTGCCCAAGGCCTCGCCTTTTTCGACGGCCGAGAGCCTGTTCGGCTCATCGGCACCGTGCAGGACGTCACGCGCGACCGCGAGGCCAGCGCAAAGCTGCGCGAGGTCGAGGAGCGCCTTCGTCTCGCCGGACGCGCGACGAACGATGCGATCTGGGACTGGGATTTTCGGACCAATCATGTGACGTGGAACGCCGCTCTCGAAAGCGCTTACGGCCACGGTCCCGACGACGTCGTGCCCACCGGCGAATGGTGGCTTGGGCAGATCCACGCTGAAGACCGCGCGCGGATCGATGCGAGTATCCATCATGTGATCGACGGAGGCGCGAGCGACTGGACTGACGAGTATCGCTTTCGCCGTGCGGACGGCAGCTACGCCGACGTCCTCGACAGGGGCTATGTCATTCGCGGTGAGGATGGCGCGCCGATCCGGATGGTGGGCGCAATGCTCGATGTATCGGCGCGCAAAGCGGTAGAGCGCCAGCTTCAACAGGAGCGCATGCGGCTGGTCGAAGAGGTCAAAGAGACCGCAGCAGAGCGTGACCGTGCCGAAGAGGCGCTCCGGCAGTCTCAGAAAATGGAAGCTGTCGGCCAGCTCACAGGCGGCATCGCGCATGACTTCAATAATCTGCTGACCGGCATTTCGGGGTCGCTCGAAATGATGCAGATCCGCATCGCTCAGGGGCGCGTCGCCGAAATCGACAAATATTCTGTCGCCGCGCAGGGCGCGGTCCGGCGCGCCGCTGCGCTCACGCACCGCCTACTCGCCTTCTCGCGCCGTCAGACGCTCGATCCCAAGCCGTGCGACGTGAACCGGCTGATCTTCGACATCGAGGAATTGGTGCGCCGAACGGTGGGTCCCTCGATCACGGTGGAGACAGTCGGCAAGGCGGGATTGTGGACAACGCTGGTGGACACCAACCAGCTCGAGAATGCCATTCTTAACCTGTGCATCAACGCGCGCGACGCGATGCCCGAAGGCGGACGGATCACGATCGAGACGGCCAACAAATGGCTCGACGGACGAGGCGCAAGGGAGCGCGATCTCGAACCCGGCCAATATGTGTCTCTCTGCGTGACCGACACCGGGACGGGCATGACCGACGAGGTCGCCGCGCGCGCTTTCGATCCCTTCTTTACGACCAAGCCGCTTGGCGAAGGAACAGGCCTCGGCCTGTCGATGATTTACGGGTTTGCGCGTCAATCGGGGGGACAGGTTCGTATCTACAGCGAGGTCGGGATGGGAACGACCATGTGCGTTTATCTCCCACGCTACATGAGCGCTGAGGAGCCCGACACGGTCGATCCCGATCCGCCCGCGCCAACGTCGATCGATGGCGCCGGGCCGGCACGCGGCAATGTGCTGGTCGTCGACGACGAGCCGACGATCCGCATGCTCGTCGCCGAAGTGGCCGAGGAATTGGGCTATCAGGTTCTCGAGGCGTTCGACGGGCCGAGCGCGATGCGGATTCTGCGGGAGAAGGAGGCCATCGATCTCCTGATCACCGACGTCGGTCTTCCCGGCGGCATGAACGGACGGCAGATAGCCGATGCCGCTCTCAGCCTTTGCCCTAGCCTGAAAATTCTTTTCATCACGGGCTATGCGGAGAATGCTGTCATCGGAAGCGGGAGGCTCGCGCCTAACATGGCGCTCATTACCAAGCCTTTTGCGATGGACGCGCTCGCGCACCGGATACGCGAAATCATGGTTTGA
- a CDS encoding histidine kinase famiy protein, which yields MEAVDRVTDHEELDAGASGTEPSAGATLGDHRRETTLTHSGLDERSNIFFAAIEMTRMPMILTDPNIADNPIVFANKAFLDLTGYEETEVLGRNCRFLQGPQTDRELVADLRSAVANRQSIALEILNYKRDGTPFWNAVFIGPVYDTGGKLLHFFASQLDVTRRRESEQASQQAQKMEAIGQLTAGLAHDFNNLLQVVNGNLELLGTRIEDEKQRSYLARARGAAERGAKLTGQLLAFARKTRLTPRAVDVNDCINGFADMLEASLGGRIELHLSLRRGLPKAVVDPEQLEMAILNIALNARDAMPGGGVLTIATAKVHLNGDAPARGLSPGDYISVELVDEGEGMAQHVIARAVEPFFTTKATGKGTGLGLAMASGFVLQSRGRLEIESEVGKGTTVRILFPVSTSDDAELPVAGPKKSVERGEAHILLVEDDAEVRALARENLEDAGYRVTVAENGDAGLVALEHLLATDMVDLVFTDLVMPGNLDGIALAEAVRRLAPQVPVLMTTGYNEDLVVEGPLRSERDVLGKPYRRADLLDRIAQALAHRDENSARRRPSDFGAAEE from the coding sequence ATGGAGGCTGTTGACCGCGTGACAGATCATGAGGAGCTCGACGCCGGAGCGAGCGGGACCGAACCTTCGGCTGGGGCCACTCTTGGCGATCATCGACGCGAAACCACGCTGACCCATTCTGGCCTCGACGAGCGAAGCAATATCTTCTTCGCCGCAATCGAGATGACCAGGATGCCGATGATCCTGACCGATCCGAACATTGCCGATAATCCGATCGTCTTTGCGAACAAGGCCTTCCTCGATCTGACCGGCTATGAAGAGACCGAGGTTCTCGGGCGGAACTGCCGTTTCCTGCAAGGGCCGCAAACCGATCGCGAGCTTGTCGCGGACCTCCGGTCTGCCGTCGCGAACCGCCAGTCGATCGCCCTCGAGATATTGAACTACAAGCGCGATGGGACGCCGTTCTGGAATGCGGTCTTTATCGGACCGGTCTATGACACTGGCGGAAAGCTTCTGCATTTCTTCGCAAGCCAGCTCGATGTGACGCGGCGGCGAGAGAGCGAACAGGCGTCGCAGCAGGCCCAAAAGATGGAGGCAATCGGTCAGCTCACCGCCGGGCTCGCGCATGATTTCAACAATCTGCTTCAGGTCGTGAACGGTAATCTCGAATTGCTCGGGACCCGGATCGAGGATGAGAAACAACGAAGCTATCTAGCGCGTGCGCGCGGGGCAGCGGAGCGCGGCGCCAAACTCACGGGCCAGCTCCTCGCGTTTGCGCGCAAGACGAGGTTGACGCCCAGGGCTGTCGATGTGAACGATTGCATCAACGGCTTCGCCGACATGCTTGAGGCTTCGCTCGGCGGCCGTATCGAACTGCACCTGTCGCTCCGGCGCGGCCTTCCAAAGGCGGTCGTCGATCCCGAGCAGCTCGAAATGGCGATCCTCAATATTGCGCTAAACGCGCGCGACGCGATGCCGGGAGGCGGCGTCCTGACGATTGCAACGGCGAAGGTTCATCTGAACGGCGATGCACCGGCCCGGGGACTCTCTCCGGGTGACTATATCTCGGTCGAGCTCGTCGACGAGGGCGAAGGCATGGCGCAGCATGTGATCGCGCGGGCGGTGGAGCCGTTTTTCACGACCAAGGCTACCGGGAAGGGGACAGGGCTGGGCCTTGCGATGGCGAGCGGCTTCGTTCTGCAATCGCGGGGGCGGCTCGAAATCGAAAGCGAGGTCGGCAAGGGAACCACCGTACGCATTCTTTTCCCCGTCTCGACATCTGACGATGCCGAACTGCCGGTTGCGGGTCCAAAAAAGTCAGTCGAACGCGGCGAGGCCCATATTCTCTTGGTCGAAGACGATGCCGAAGTCCGCGCGCTGGCGCGCGAAAATCTCGAGGATGCTGGTTATCGCGTAACGGTCGCCGAGAATGGTGACGCGGGTCTCGTAGCGCTTGAGCATCTGCTTGCCACAGACATGGTGGATCTTGTGTTCACCGACCTGGTGATGCCCGGAAACCTGGATGGCATTGCGCTCGCGGAAGCAGTCCGGCGGCTCGCGCCCCAAGTGCCGGTGTTGATGACAACGGGCTATAACGAGGACTTAGTCGTCGAAGGACCACTTCGCAGCGAGCGTGACGTGCTGGGCAAACCCTATCGCCGGGCCGACCTGCTCGATCGCATCGCACAGGCGCTGGCGCACAGGGATGAAAATTCTGCTCGGCGACGCCCGTCTGACTTCGGTGCTGCCGAGGAATGA